One window from the genome of Nicotiana tomentosiformis chromosome 5, ASM39032v3, whole genome shotgun sequence encodes:
- the LOC138892268 gene encoding uncharacterized protein — MEWEGLEEIVHQVPHAEKLFIGWDFNGHIGLAADGYGDVHGGFGFGERNGGGTSLLDFAKAFGLVITNSSFPKREEHLVTFQNAVAKTQIDYLLLRRCDRGLCKDCKVIPGEILTTQPRLLVMDVGIILKKRKRSARGRPRMRWGSLTKDKAHELNGRLSAMGAWRSSGDVSTMWSAIVDCIREVAREVLGISTGISGGHRGDWWCNEVVQGKVEAKKTAYQKLVGSIGDRAWRVIRYLGRKLSWWSRNLKLRRLVVCTRNWREKAGRRSYSGWSS, encoded by the exons atggagtgg GAGGGGTTAGAGGAGATTGTGCACCAGGTTCCTCAtgctgagaagctattcataggatGGGATTTCAATGGTCATATTGGGTTGGCCGCTGATGGTTATGGCGACGTGCATGGAGGCTttggttttggggagaggaacggaggaggtacctCGCTGTTAGACTttgctaaggcttttgggttggtgattacAAATTCTAGCTTTCCGAAGAGGGAggagcatttggttacttttcaaaatgcggtggcaaagactcagattgactatctcctccttaGGAGGTGTGatagagggttgtgcaaggattgcaaggtgattccgggtgagatactcaCGACGCAGCCTAGGCTCTtagtgatggacgttggtattatatTAAAGAAGAGAAAAAGGTCTGCTCGAGGAAGACCAAGAATGAGGTGGGGatccttaactaaggataaagcccatgAGTTGAAcgggcggttgtcggctatgggagcttggaggagcagtggtgatgtgagcactatgtggtcagcaATAGTAGATTGTATAAGGGAggttgcgagagaggtgttagggatCTCGACGGGCATCTCTGGTGGGCACAGAGGAGACTGGTGGTgtaatgaagtggtccaaggtaaagtggaagcgaagAAGACGGCATACCAGAAGTTAGTTGGGAGCATAGGCGATCGTGCATGGAGAGTTATAAGGTATCTAGGAAGGAAGCTAAGCTGGTGGTCACGAAATCTAAAACTGCGGCGTTTGGTtgtatgtacgaggaattggaGGGAAAAggcggggagaagaagttattctggttggtcaagttga